The sequence CTATGTGGGACCTCCCTAACTTTTTGTTTTTTGAACACTTTGCAATAAAAAAAGAATGCAGAGGAAAAGGATATGGGACCAAAGTATTAAAAGATTTGCTAGAATCTGTTTCCAAAAATATAATACTTGAGGTTGAAAGACCCACCGATAACATATCTAAAAAAAGGATTTCATTCTATCAAAGATTAGGTTTCTGTTTAAATGATTACGCTTATTTTCAACCTGCATACACCCAGGATAAACAGGCTGTGCCTCTG is a genomic window of Clostridia bacterium containing:
- a CDS encoding GNAT family N-acetyltransferase, with the translated sequence MENFKEIWDIYQYSFPKDERRTLDLQKNILQNPMYNLKSIYSHNDLIGFIAMWDLPNFLFFEHFAIKKECRGKGYGTKVLKDLLESVSKNIILEVERPTDNISKKRISFYQRLGFCLNDYAYFQPAYTQDKQAVPLLLMSYPSGLKDSEFNMVKKTLYQTVYKTQF